The proteins below are encoded in one region of Ignavibacteria bacterium:
- the rplT gene encoding 50S ribosomal protein L20 encodes MPRSQNKVASHRRRKRILAQAKGFWGRRKNLIGVAKHHVDKAMQYMYRDRRTKKREFRALWITRINAAARINGTTYSRLMDALKKNSIEINRKVLADLAANQPQAFAEICKFATA; translated from the coding sequence ATGCCACGTTCGCAAAATAAAGTTGCCTCCCACCGCCGTCGCAAACGCATATTAGCGCAAGCGAAAGGTTTTTGGGGCAGACGAAAAAATCTCATTGGTGTTGCAAAACATCACGTTGATAAAGCGATGCAATATATGTATCGCGACCGTCGTACAAAGAAACGCGAATTCCGCGCATTGTGGATTACGCGTATCAATGCTGCTGCGCGTATCAACGGAACAACGTATTCTCGCTTGATGGATGCGTTGAAGAAAAACTCCATCGAGATCAATCGCAAAGTCCTTGCAGATTTAGCCGCGAATCAACCGCAAGCGTTCGCCGAAATCTGTAAGTTTGCAACTGCGTAA
- a CDS encoding GxxExxY protein translates to MSENEISKIIVDACFKIHTRLGPGLLESVYETVLEYELKQRGLIVLRQVLLPVYYEGIKLDEGYRIDLLVNDKVIIEIKSVEEITNVHKKQLLTYLRLADKQLGLLVNFGSALIKNGITRIVNGLQE, encoded by the coding sequence ATGTCAGAAAATGAGATTTCGAAAATAATAGTTGATGCTTGTTTTAAAATTCATACAAGACTTGGTCCGGGTTTGCTTGAATCAGTTTACGAAACTGTTCTTGAATATGAATTGAAACAACGCGGATTGATTGTATTGCGACAAGTTTTACTTCCGGTTTATTACGAAGGAATAAAACTCGACGAAGGTTATCGCATTGATTTATTAGTGAATGACAAAGTAATAATTGAAATAAAATCTGTCGAAGAAATTACAAACGTTCACAAGAAACAATTGCTTACATATTTGCGACTTGCAGATAAACAACTTGGTTTGCTTGTAAATTTTGGAAGCGCACTTATCAAAAACGGAATTACAAGAATTGTAAATGGTTTGCAAGAATAA
- the pheS gene encoding phenylalanine--tRNA ligase subunit alpha — translation MLEKIEIIKQQIASELNEIKSLNDAENFRIKFLARSGIIAGLFDEMKSASVEQKPLLGKAMNELRQFAQTSFDEKKSSLENASKKKESAIDLTLPGRKKWLGTKHPLTQTLEEIKRIFIGMGFAIATGPEIEDDYHNFEALNFPADHPARDMQDTFFIEEKVLLRTHTSPVQIRIMENQQPPVRVIMPGRVYRNEAISARSYCLFHQVEGLYVDEGVTFSELKGTLVAFAKQFYGSDIKFKFRPSYFPFTEPSAEMDITCILCKGKGCRVCKYSGWLEILGCGMVNPNVYKFVGYDAEKYTGYAFGMGIERIAMLRYGIDDIRILYENDMRFLRQF, via the coding sequence ATGCTCGAAAAAATCGAAATCATAAAACAACAAATCGCATCCGAACTCAACGAAATCAAATCGTTAAACGATGCAGAAAATTTCCGCATAAAATTTCTCGCTCGCAGCGGAATAATTGCCGGATTGTTCGATGAAATGAAATCCGCTTCTGTCGAACAAAAACCATTGCTCGGAAAAGCGATGAATGAACTTCGTCAATTTGCGCAAACATCGTTCGATGAAAAAAAATCCTCGCTCGAAAATGCAAGCAAGAAAAAAGAAAGCGCGATTGATTTAACACTTCCGGGAAGAAAAAAATGGCTCGGTACAAAACATCCGCTTACACAAACGCTTGAAGAAATCAAACGCATTTTTATCGGAATGGGATTTGCGATTGCAACGGGACCGGAAATCGAAGACGATTATCACAATTTTGAAGCGCTTAATTTTCCCGCCGACCATCCCGCGCGCGATATGCAAGACACATTTTTTATCGAAGAAAAAGTTTTGCTGCGAACGCATACTTCTCCAGTGCAAATTCGCATAATGGAAAATCAACAACCTCCCGTGCGCGTAATTATGCCGGGACGCGTGTACCGCAACGAAGCAATCAGCGCGCGCAGTTATTGTTTGTTTCATCAAGTCGAAGGATTGTATGTTGATGAAGGCGTAACGTTCAGCGAGTTGAAAGGAACGCTTGTCGCATTTGCAAAACAATTTTACGGAAGCGACATCAAATTTAAATTTCGTCCAAGTTATTTTCCGTTCACCGAGCCGAGCGCAGAAATGGACATCACCTGTATTTTGTGTAAAGGAAAAGGTTGTCGCGTCTGTAAATATTCCGGTTGGTTGGAAATTCTCGGTTGCGGAATGGTGAACCCGAACGTGTATAAATTTGTCGGATACGATGCGGAAAAATATACCGGCTATGCATTCGGAATGGGAATCGAGCGTATTGCAATGCTTCGCTACGGCATTGATGATATTCGCATTTTGTATGAGAATGATATGAGGTTTTTGCGGCAGTTTTGA
- the rpmI gene encoding 50S ribosomal protein L35 translates to MPKMKSNSGAKKRFKRTASGKLKRHKAFRSHILTSKSQKRKRNLRKAGLVDVTEQKKFDVLLQN, encoded by the coding sequence ATGCCAAAAATGAAATCAAATTCCGGTGCAAAGAAACGTTTTAAGCGTACTGCTTCCGGAAAATTAAAAAGACACAAAGCGTTTCGCAGTCATATCTTGACGTCGAAATCACAGAAAAGAAAACGCAATCTTCGCAAAGCGGGATTGGTAGATGTAACGGAACAGAAGAAGTTCGATGTGCTGTTGCAAAATTAG